A region of Peromyscus maniculatus bairdii isolate BWxNUB_F1_BW_parent chromosome 7, HU_Pman_BW_mat_3.1, whole genome shotgun sequence DNA encodes the following proteins:
- the LOC102929143 gene encoding U8 snoRNA-decapping enzyme, with product MAGDRKVELSEALALGPGWRHACHALLYAPDPRKLFGRIPIRFAVLMQMRFDGRLGFPGGFVDAQDCSLEDGLNRELREELGDAVSAFRVERSDYRSSHLAANQRVVAHFYAKRLTAEQLQAVEARAPQAKDHGLEVLGLVRVPLYILRDGVGGLPTFVENTFIGDAREQLLDALQDLELMDPGIISNLKIPASK from the exons ATGGCGGGGGATCGGAAAGTGGAGCTCAGCGAGGCCCTGGCGCTCGGGCCGGGCTGGCGCCACGCCTGCCACGCACTGCTGTATGCGCCCGACCCCCGCAAGCTGTTCGGCCGCATCCCGATACGCTTCGCCGTGCTG atgcagatgCGCTTCGACGGGCGCCTAGGTTTCCCTGGCGGCTTCGTGGATGCGCAGGACTGCAGCCTGGAGGACGGGCTAAACCGTGAACTGCGCGAGGAGCTGGGCGACGCGGTGTCTGCCTTCCGAGTGGAGCGCTCCGACTACCGGAGCTCACACCTCGCGGCCAACCAGCGCGTGGTAGCCCATTTCTATGCCAAGCGCCTGACGGCCGAGCAACTGCAGGCGGTGGAAGCCAGGGCACCCCAAGCCAAGGACCACGGACTGGAG GTGCTGGGCCTGGTGCGGGTACCTCTGTACATCCTGCGTGATGGTGTGGGAGGCCTGCCCACCTTTGTGGAGAATACCTTCATTGGGGATGCCCGGGAGCAGCTGCTAGACGCCCTTCAGGACTTGGAACTTATGGATCCTGGCATTATTTCAAACCTCAAGATCCCAGCTTCTAAGTAG